In the genome of Coraliomargarita algicola, one region contains:
- a CDS encoding GumC family protein produces MQIPNSTTKSEPQAPSVVNEPASSTVFSNPIALVELLLGHWMWLVASVLLCSLLGGAYAYFATPIYRATARIEIFNDSRVETRAKTKYDQQEQSMLRQLLLLNSQRLHQQVRLELAPEWKTRLIPSELYVEFNVKSVAGSNGSMIDFTVDSVNAQYSKDYVLSMIDVYRRLRLEKLTEVNESALSGLKREETRVLEELEQAREALDIFESQNQVFLRQERLDMNMAFIDQLLSRLQEVRVERVLLGQQYEQILGTNVLTVHEALAMTRETEAGSQAALDGDSGRPGDAVEGQGLAVVGESSVNLYGSLEARSQWERAQAQLVALMNQLEQQGKVLKSTHPRMIELKQEIESVRSSLANLNDLSLKRFKARFEALKLQESSIEAVIENWHQKREIGFEEENEHRQILSRVKHLEKKYNLVYGRLLENTGTSESFFLREIQEAQARTAPIQPQVMKILLASVVLGMVAGGGLILGLEYLKPTPVNVIQLQRDYNLLMLAQIRRWDLYLSPNQFNPESDIFVAAKGTNQVATETYRRIRLNLLKQFGEGSAVSFTITSSNSGDGKTFNVANIALPFAWVGKRVLLIDADLRRGSLTRRLLGRELRHGLADWLADDSCDVRTHIMKVKHEPLSILPSGVFNDSLPELVQTERLRDLLQSLHEDFDVIIVDTAPVNIFSESMPFCQATGGVVVMMDSLSKQSSVENCLSELRGMRLLGFCVNNVDDSYLRSHGYDTYGNYGMSHIESAFVYGMNCELPKKKRWKFGL; encoded by the coding sequence ATGCAAATTCCCAATTCCACGACAAAGAGTGAGCCTCAGGCGCCGTCTGTAGTCAATGAGCCGGCCAGCTCCACTGTGTTTTCGAATCCGATTGCGCTGGTCGAACTTCTGCTGGGGCATTGGATGTGGTTAGTTGCTAGTGTGTTATTATGCTCTCTTCTTGGAGGTGCATACGCTTACTTTGCTACACCTATTTATCGCGCCACTGCCCGTATTGAAATTTTCAATGATAGCCGAGTGGAAACGCGTGCAAAAACTAAGTATGATCAGCAAGAGCAGAGCATGTTGCGCCAACTTCTATTGTTGAACAGTCAGCGGTTACATCAGCAGGTTCGGTTGGAATTGGCTCCAGAATGGAAAACACGTCTCATTCCATCTGAATTGTATGTCGAGTTTAATGTGAAAAGTGTGGCTGGTTCTAATGGATCCATGATCGATTTCACCGTGGATTCTGTGAATGCACAATACTCTAAGGACTATGTGTTGAGTATGATCGATGTGTATCGTAGGTTGCGTTTGGAAAAGCTAACTGAGGTCAATGAAAGCGCACTGTCAGGGTTAAAACGTGAAGAGACGCGTGTCTTGGAAGAATTAGAGCAGGCTAGGGAGGCTTTGGATATTTTTGAGAGTCAAAATCAAGTGTTTCTGCGGCAGGAGCGCTTGGATATGAATATGGCTTTTATCGATCAATTGCTCTCTCGATTACAAGAAGTCCGTGTAGAGCGAGTCTTGCTTGGTCAGCAATACGAACAGATACTTGGAACGAATGTCCTCACTGTTCATGAAGCATTGGCGATGACCCGTGAGACTGAAGCGGGTAGTCAAGCTGCCCTTGACGGGGATTCGGGAAGGCCAGGTGATGCTGTCGAGGGCCAAGGGCTTGCAGTTGTAGGTGAGAGCTCTGTCAACCTGTACGGAAGTCTCGAAGCTCGGAGTCAGTGGGAGCGTGCTCAAGCTCAGTTGGTCGCTTTGATGAATCAATTGGAGCAACAGGGCAAAGTTCTGAAGAGCACGCATCCCCGGATGATCGAGTTGAAGCAGGAAATTGAAAGTGTGCGTAGTTCCTTGGCAAATCTGAACGATTTGTCGTTGAAGCGTTTTAAAGCTCGTTTCGAAGCATTGAAATTGCAGGAGTCGAGTATCGAAGCGGTCATTGAAAATTGGCATCAAAAGCGCGAGATCGGTTTTGAGGAGGAGAATGAACATCGGCAGATTTTATCTCGTGTGAAGCATTTGGAGAAAAAGTATAATCTAGTTTATGGACGTTTGCTGGAGAATACGGGTACATCCGAATCGTTTTTCTTACGTGAAATTCAGGAAGCCCAAGCGAGGACAGCTCCGATTCAGCCGCAAGTGATGAAAATATTGCTAGCTTCGGTGGTACTTGGAATGGTGGCAGGGGGCGGGCTCATTTTAGGGCTAGAGTATTTGAAACCGACTCCTGTAAACGTGATTCAGTTGCAGCGTGATTATAATCTGTTGATGTTGGCGCAAATCAGGCGGTGGGATTTATATTTGTCACCCAATCAGTTTAACCCGGAGTCGGATATTTTCGTTGCGGCGAAGGGGACTAATCAGGTCGCAACGGAAACATATCGACGTATTCGGCTGAATTTACTGAAGCAATTTGGTGAAGGGTCGGCAGTTTCATTTACTATTACCTCGAGTAATTCGGGCGATGGTAAGACCTTTAATGTCGCGAATATTGCGCTTCCTTTTGCATGGGTTGGTAAGCGTGTGTTGCTTATTGATGCAGATCTGCGACGTGGTAGTCTAACGCGCCGATTGCTGGGCCGGGAGCTCCGGCATGGCCTTGCGGATTGGTTAGCCGATGATTCATGTGATGTGAGGACCCATATTATGAAGGTGAAGCATGAGCCATTGTCTATCTTGCCTTCGGGTGTTTTTAATGACTCGCTTCCCGAATTGGTTCAGACTGAGAGGTTGCGTGATTTGCTTCAGTCCTTGCATGAAGATTTTGATGTGATCATTGTAGATACGGCACCAGTTAATATTTTCTCTGAGTCGATGCCGTTCTGTCAGGCTACCGGTGGAGTCGTGGTAATGATGGACTCATTATCTAAGCAATCGAGTGTGGAGAATTGTCTCTCTGAGTTGCGAGGCATGCGTTTGCTAGGCTTTTGTGTTAATAATGTCGATGACTCTTATTTGCGCAGCCACGGATATGATACCTATGGCAATTATGGAATGAGTCATATTGAGAGTGCATTCGTGTATGGGATGAATTGTGAATTGCCTAAAAAGAAGCGTTGGAAGTTTGGTTTATGA
- a CDS encoding polysaccharide biosynthesis/export family protein, producing MSSLIIIKYPLKGLLCIACIIVGCMFLHVSLSAQKVLDKPDSQVALSETPTSTRVIEYGDLLQITIKEDAQFQFEGKVSEDGLINLPYLGERLVAGQSLQSLQRELANSLEEDLYWKATVVIRVLEQAPAAIYVFGAVKEPGLVDLPPTGQISMSQVLARVKGLTSWADLDNAYIMRRSASGDEEKIVVNIRELLLQPDAAREFTLKRRDELFIPGLNGAGEETLLTSDPTEVIVVGQVGAPGVIKFAPGESATLMRAVFKAGGLTRFAKGDAIKLIRYSGQERTVELVDLEVVIEEGFLDRDRVLLPGDMVIVPQKFINL from the coding sequence ATGAGCTCTTTAATCATTATAAAATACCCTTTAAAAGGCTTACTCTGCATTGCTTGTATTATCGTTGGCTGCATGTTTCTGCATGTGTCACTGAGCGCGCAGAAGGTGTTGGACAAGCCAGACTCGCAGGTGGCGCTTAGTGAGACTCCGACTTCTACGCGAGTGATCGAGTACGGCGACTTGCTGCAAATTACAATAAAAGAGGATGCTCAGTTTCAATTTGAGGGCAAGGTCAGTGAAGATGGGCTTATTAATCTGCCCTATCTAGGTGAGCGCTTGGTTGCGGGACAGAGCCTTCAATCTTTACAGCGAGAGTTGGCGAATTCGCTAGAGGAGGATCTTTACTGGAAAGCGACAGTGGTTATTCGAGTCCTGGAGCAAGCACCAGCTGCGATATATGTGTTTGGGGCAGTTAAGGAGCCGGGTTTAGTGGATTTGCCCCCAACGGGACAAATTTCAATGTCACAGGTATTAGCGAGAGTCAAGGGGCTGACTTCGTGGGCAGATCTGGATAATGCTTATATTATGAGAAGGTCTGCGTCTGGCGATGAAGAAAAAATAGTCGTCAATATTCGCGAGTTGCTGCTTCAGCCTGATGCGGCAAGAGAATTTACGTTAAAGAGACGAGATGAATTGTTCATTCCTGGGCTGAATGGAGCCGGGGAGGAGACATTGCTTACGAGTGACCCGACAGAAGTGATCGTGGTGGGGCAAGTGGGGGCACCTGGTGTGATTAAGTTTGCGCCGGGGGAGTCGGCTACGTTGATGCGGGCTGTTTTTAAGGCAGGTGGCTTAACACGGTTTGCTAAAGGAGATGCGATCAAATTGATTCGTTATTCTGGGCAGGAGCGCACTGTGGAACTTGTGGATTTAGAGGTCGTGATTGAAGAGGGTTTTTTGGATCGGGATCGAGTATTACTGCCCGGGGATATGGTGATCGTGCCCCAGAAATTTATTAATTTATAA
- a CDS encoding PEP-CTERM sorting domain-containing protein: MKIKATIVGLCAVVCAASSGLANVSMDFTNINFTAITAATEGSGAVIGSQYLATGVADLEGAGGVGVIDAIFTISDASVDDSSLIYFANEGARGDDARIRLEKNSSADIWVKISISFVLTGTSTAVDVADASGSDLRLQFDDLDSDVNANRADYAGLVTAEADLIELASNTELVTNTSLHSGYSVGLYPSPYGPKGNITSTDAIAQSPVTIGFDSTAEVLDIVVGVTGSATGSRHIDIDMTPDFIIVPEPSSYALLIGAISLGFVSLRRRR, from the coding sequence ATGAAAATTAAAGCTACTATTGTCGGGTTGTGTGCAGTGGTGTGTGCCGCATCTTCTGGACTCGCGAATGTGTCGATGGATTTTACCAATATCAACTTCACTGCAATCACTGCGGCAACGGAGGGTTCTGGAGCGGTTATTGGAAGTCAATACCTAGCAACTGGTGTTGCTGACCTCGAAGGTGCGGGCGGTGTCGGTGTGATCGATGCTATTTTTACTATCTCCGATGCGAGTGTTGATGACAGCAGCTTGATTTATTTTGCGAATGAGGGAGCACGTGGGGATGACGCTCGTATTCGTCTGGAAAAAAACTCTTCGGCTGATATTTGGGTTAAGATCTCAATTAGTTTCGTGCTTACGGGTACATCGACTGCAGTTGATGTTGCGGATGCCAGTGGTAGCGATCTTCGTCTCCAATTCGATGACCTTGACAGTGATGTGAATGCTAATCGTGCTGACTACGCTGGGCTTGTTACCGCGGAGGCCGACCTCATTGAACTAGCATCCAACACTGAGCTGGTCACTAATACTTCGCTTCACTCTGGATATTCAGTTGGGCTATATCCTTCGCCCTATGGACCGAAAGGTAATATCACCAGCACTGATGCAATTGCTCAGTCTCCAGTGACTATTGGTTTTGATTCGACGGCCGAAGTTCTTGACATCGTTGTGGGTGTCACAGGCAGTGCAACTGGTAGTCGTCACATTGACATCGATATGACTCCTGACTTCATCATCGTACCTGAGCCATCCTCTTATGCTCTGCTGATCGGTGCAATTTCCTTAGGCTTCGTTTCACTACGCCGCCGTCGTTAA
- a CDS encoding ABC transporter permease produces the protein MNSNQQFTPPETTIRAKGNWSAFNIGEILEYKDMLRYLVIRDFISKYKQTILGPIWFILQPLLMGVIFTIIFGKVAGLSTDGTPQLLFYLCGQLGWTYFQACLTATAGNLITNANLFKKVYFPRVIVPLATITSNLLAFSIQLLSFLGFWLYFKFATDQGARFEMEISILLLPLLIIHTAAISLGTGLWLSALSAKYRDLHHLTPFFVQAFMYITPIIYPLSQVPERFHWLIKLNPLTAVVESYRHMLLGTPAIPTADLILSIAITSVVLISGLVIYERTQRNFIDYA, from the coding sequence ATGAACTCAAATCAGCAGTTTACGCCCCCCGAAACCACCATTCGTGCCAAAGGCAATTGGAGTGCCTTCAACATCGGTGAGATACTCGAATACAAGGATATGCTGCGCTACTTGGTGATCCGAGACTTCATCAGTAAGTATAAGCAAACAATCCTAGGGCCAATTTGGTTCATCTTACAGCCATTGCTAATGGGCGTTATTTTCACCATAATCTTCGGTAAAGTGGCTGGTTTATCCACCGACGGCACACCTCAATTACTCTTTTACCTCTGCGGCCAACTAGGCTGGACCTACTTCCAGGCTTGCTTAACAGCAACCGCGGGCAACCTGATCACCAACGCGAATCTATTCAAAAAGGTTTATTTTCCACGCGTGATCGTGCCGCTGGCCACGATTACCTCGAATTTACTAGCCTTCAGTATTCAACTACTCAGCTTTTTAGGGTTTTGGCTGTATTTCAAGTTTGCGACCGACCAAGGCGCTCGCTTCGAAATGGAAATCAGCATCCTACTACTGCCATTACTGATTATACACACTGCAGCGATCAGCCTGGGCACCGGCCTCTGGCTCTCGGCATTATCCGCAAAATACAGGGACCTCCACCACTTAACTCCCTTCTTTGTGCAGGCCTTCATGTATATTACTCCAATTATCTACCCCTTATCCCAAGTTCCGGAGAGATTCCATTGGCTGATCAAGCTCAATCCGCTGACGGCTGTAGTCGAAAGCTATCGCCATATGCTACTAGGCACGCCGGCAATACCGACGGCAGATCTAATCTTATCGATCGCCATCACCAGCGTAGTTTTAATTTCTGGCCTTGTGATCTATGAAAGAACTCAACGCAATTTTATAGATTACGCTTAA
- a CDS encoding polysaccharide ABC transporter ATP-binding protein, translated as MSHPIAIKAENLSKCYKLGQFDASSLREEASQLFQKLKRQNQDKLKSTAENDFWALKDINFEIKQGDVVGVIGRNGAGKSTLLKLISRITTPSAGQIRLRGKVAALLEVGTGFHQELTGRENIYLNGTILGMKKREIDRKLDEIIEFSGIEKHIDTPVKRYSSGMNVRLGFAVAAHLEPDILIVDEVLAVGDQDFQKKCLSKMQDISGNGRTVLFVSHNMASIRTICNSAILLSKGQIECQDLTDKVIQTYVQGSDASTQTPNIFNPVEIVEKKGLRVKSAEITSRVVTSFPFETSIELENNSDELLRTGVSFGFRNTSNEPLLHLLSDHQAIDFEIPARSSIVVRCKIPALPLVPGEYILNLVLGNKHTEFCNYQSAFLLHVEDGSFEQFGHMMRKTTFPMIYPAKWEHESR; from the coding sequence ATGTCCCATCCAATAGCGATCAAAGCCGAAAACCTCTCCAAGTGCTACAAACTTGGTCAATTTGATGCATCTTCGCTACGCGAAGAAGCCAGTCAGTTGTTCCAGAAACTGAAAAGACAAAATCAGGACAAATTAAAATCGACGGCTGAAAATGACTTTTGGGCTCTCAAAGATATTAACTTCGAGATTAAGCAGGGAGACGTCGTCGGCGTCATCGGTAGAAATGGAGCGGGGAAATCAACTTTGCTCAAACTAATCAGCCGAATCACAACCCCCAGCGCCGGCCAAATTCGACTGCGCGGCAAGGTGGCTGCTTTACTTGAAGTCGGAACCGGCTTTCACCAAGAGCTAACAGGGCGCGAGAATATTTATCTCAACGGCACAATTTTAGGCATGAAAAAGCGTGAAATCGACAGAAAGCTGGATGAGATCATCGAGTTCTCTGGCATTGAGAAGCATATCGACACGCCGGTAAAACGCTATTCTTCGGGCATGAATGTCAGACTGGGCTTTGCTGTAGCGGCACACTTGGAGCCAGACATTTTGATCGTAGATGAAGTTCTCGCAGTCGGCGACCAAGATTTCCAAAAGAAATGCCTTAGTAAAATGCAGGACATTTCAGGCAATGGCCGCACAGTGCTCTTCGTGAGCCACAATATGGCAAGCATTCGCACGATCTGCAATAGTGCGATCTTACTGTCGAAAGGACAAATTGAATGCCAAGATCTAACCGATAAAGTCATACAAACTTACGTTCAAGGCAGTGATGCGAGCACTCAGACACCCAACATCTTCAATCCGGTTGAAATCGTAGAAAAAAAGGGATTACGCGTCAAATCCGCAGAAATCACTTCGCGGGTCGTGACCAGCTTCCCCTTCGAAACTTCAATTGAGTTAGAAAACAATTCGGATGAATTACTTCGCACCGGCGTCTCTTTTGGATTTCGAAATACATCCAACGAGCCACTGCTCCATCTACTCTCGGACCACCAAGCTATTGACTTCGAGATCCCGGCAAGGTCTAGCATCGTCGTCCGCTGCAAAATACCTGCGCTGCCCTTAGTCCCGGGCGAATACATTCTGAACTTAGTATTAGGCAACAAACATACCGAATTTTGTAATTATCAAAGTGCATTCTTACTCCATGTCGAAGACGGTTCATTCGAACAGTTTGGACACATGATGCGCAAAACGACTTTCCCTATGATTTACCCTGCCAAGTGGGAACACGAAAGCAGATGA
- a CDS encoding glycosyltransferase domain-containing protein, which translates to MPRLAIYTAIIDQYDSALQPGFGEPTADVDYFCYTDNELPLPKTIERRLWKRKHRDATRDAREIKIQAFKDFKDYDWVVWIDANCTINATEIKHYLNEQSSPSHPIKVLAHDVRNCLYQEAQWAFVEAADSPARISHQINRYNEAGFPANFGLANTNLLIRKPTNPTAIHFSNCWLKQLSAGSRRDQLSFDFVRWQQNIQIDTIPGIWYDNRFCKRTTDHVRKAYRAPFHKTMITEWIRRILYADDLFHEVLYDHRGAQNTTSSEASKQPDSQKL; encoded by the coding sequence ATGCCTAGACTAGCCATTTACACTGCAATCATCGATCAGTACGATAGCGCTCTTCAACCTGGATTTGGTGAGCCGACGGCAGATGTTGACTACTTCTGCTACACGGACAACGAACTGCCGCTCCCAAAAACAATTGAAAGACGATTGTGGAAACGTAAACACCGCGACGCAACGCGAGATGCCCGTGAAATAAAGATACAAGCGTTTAAAGACTTCAAAGACTACGATTGGGTCGTGTGGATCGATGCCAACTGCACCATCAATGCAACAGAGATCAAACACTACCTAAATGAGCAATCGAGCCCCTCTCACCCGATTAAAGTGCTCGCGCATGATGTTAGAAATTGCCTCTACCAGGAGGCCCAATGGGCCTTTGTCGAGGCCGCGGATTCACCCGCGCGCATCTCCCATCAGATCAATCGCTATAACGAAGCAGGCTTCCCAGCCAATTTCGGACTCGCCAACACGAACCTGCTCATCCGCAAGCCAACAAACCCGACAGCCATCCACTTTTCCAATTGCTGGCTCAAACAACTCAGCGCAGGCAGTCGACGCGATCAGTTATCCTTCGACTTCGTGCGATGGCAGCAAAACATCCAAATTGACACGATTCCGGGCATTTGGTACGACAACCGTTTTTGTAAACGCACGACAGATCATGTAAGAAAGGCCTACCGCGCCCCCTTTCATAAGACAATGATTACTGAATGGATACGCAGAATCCTCTACGCCGACGACCTATTCCATGAAGTCCTTTACGATCACCGAGGGGCGCAAAATACGACAAGCTCAGAAGCAAGCAAACAACCCGATTCCCAAAAGCTATGA
- a CDS encoding sulfotransferase family protein, which translates to MKSTQTKRKVFVIGLPKTGTTSVDAALTMLGYRCRHNPFNFRALAMRGCYRFEPVDDWDALSNFGEHFYPQLDKEYPNSRFILTTREKESWLTSVERQFSKFDGLGLHHMPLRARNVFCSWKHLRRAVSYYIGDYFEPRLMHMRLQIFGSYAFNKDLYSQVYDLHLAAARAYFRDRKADYLEIELQSNSGWGPLCEFLDCEEPQEDFPHLRRPPSSPTISQE; encoded by the coding sequence ATGAAATCTACACAAACTAAACGAAAAGTATTTGTCATTGGACTCCCCAAAACCGGGACAACGAGTGTAGATGCTGCACTGACGATGCTGGGCTACAGATGTCGCCACAACCCGTTTAATTTTCGCGCACTCGCGATGCGAGGTTGTTATCGCTTCGAACCTGTCGACGACTGGGACGCACTGAGCAACTTTGGCGAGCACTTCTATCCACAACTCGATAAGGAGTATCCCAATAGCCGTTTCATACTCACTACGCGCGAGAAGGAAAGCTGGCTGACTTCTGTTGAGCGTCAATTTTCCAAGTTCGACGGCCTAGGCTTACACCATATGCCACTGAGAGCTAGAAACGTTTTTTGCTCATGGAAGCATCTAAGACGCGCGGTATCATACTACATTGGCGATTATTTCGAACCACGCCTCATGCACATGCGACTACAAATATTTGGCAGCTATGCCTTCAACAAAGATCTTTACAGCCAAGTCTACGACTTACACCTGGCGGCCGCACGTGCATACTTTCGCGATCGCAAGGCGGACTATCTCGAAATAGAACTTCAATCGAACAGCGGATGGGGGCCACTGTGCGAGTTCCTTGATTGCGAAGAACCACAGGAGGACTTCCCCCACCTACGACGCCCGCCATCAAGCCCAACCATCTCACAAGAATAA
- a CDS encoding sulfotransferase family protein has translation MNTNKLSPPPPIILTGMHRSGTSLLGSFLNESGIHMGSDLVEKDSGNPNGYYEDTEFLNFHIRLIQKYHKSNWYAPSSIMPNDEERQMALDLLSKKGSHGVWGWKDPRSTLFLELWRDLCPDAKFLFVYRNPFSVIESLNRREKSGKLHWRARAMWLRGWLVYTRCCINFHQKHPNDCLFFSLESMTQNPEERIDQISKFLGYPLQAKTFEKLYKPTELRSINQNLYQLTRLPQHLSYLAWRQYQQLKKSYP, from the coding sequence TTGAACACGAACAAGCTATCTCCCCCACCGCCAATCATCTTAACTGGCATGCACCGCTCCGGCACCTCCCTGTTAGGTAGCTTTTTAAATGAATCTGGTATTCACATGGGCTCCGACTTGGTCGAAAAAGATTCAGGAAACCCCAATGGTTACTACGAAGATACCGAGTTCCTAAATTTTCACATCAGGCTGATTCAAAAATACCACAAGAGTAATTGGTATGCACCGAGTTCGATCATGCCAAATGACGAAGAACGCCAGATGGCCTTGGACCTACTCTCGAAAAAAGGATCTCACGGCGTCTGGGGCTGGAAAGACCCACGAAGCACACTGTTTCTGGAATTATGGAGAGACCTCTGCCCCGACGCTAAGTTTCTATTCGTTTACCGAAATCCATTTTCAGTCATCGAATCCCTAAATCGCCGAGAAAAATCGGGCAAACTTCACTGGCGCGCGCGTGCGATGTGGCTAAGAGGCTGGCTAGTTTACACGCGCTGCTGCATCAATTTCCACCAAAAGCACCCCAATGATTGCCTCTTCTTCTCATTAGAGAGCATGACCCAAAACCCCGAAGAACGCATTGACCAAATCAGCAAGTTTCTGGGATACCCACTACAAGCTAAAACGTTTGAGAAACTATACAAACCCACAGAATTAAGGTCGATCAATCAGAATTTATACCAGCTGACTCGCTTGCCTCAACATTTATCCTATCTTGCATGGCGGCAATACCAGCAACTTAAGAAATCATATCCTTGA